The following are encoded in a window of Chryseobacterium sp. genomic DNA:
- a CDS encoding DUF2480 family protein — translation MSEEFQIKNKVADSGLINFDIAALMPKGQRIGVDLSSFLFEGIILKEKDFREKVAALDTEQYRDAFVYIYNSADAIVPLWAYFLLTARITEAATKVVYGSRGDLEVLLMHNAIQTYDFSELMGKRVLVKGCSDVQIPENAYIELVEKLKPLVKSLMFGEACSNVPIFKN, via the coding sequence ATGTCAGAAGAATTTCAGATAAAAAATAAAGTGGCCGACAGTGGCCTTATCAACTTTGATATCGCGGCACTTATGCCTAAAGGTCAGCGGATTGGCGTGGACCTAAGTTCCTTTCTTTTTGAAGGGATTATCCTGAAGGAAAAAGATTTCCGCGAAAAAGTAGCCGCGCTGGATACAGAACAGTATCGCGATGCCTTTGTTTACATTTACAACTCCGCAGATGCTATAGTTCCTCTGTGGGCTTATTTCCTGCTAACCGCGCGCATTACCGAGGCAGCCACCAAAGTGGTTTACGGCAGCCGCGGGGACCTGGAAGTTCTGCTTATGCATAATGCGATACAGACCTATGATTTCAGTGAACTTATGGGTAAAAGGGTACTGGTGAAAGGATGTTCCGATGTCCAGATACCGGAGAATGCCTATATAGAACTGGTAGAAAAGCTTAAACCTCTGGTGAAATCCCTGATGTTTGGTGAGGCCTGCTCGAATGTCCCGATCTTTAAGAACTGA
- the lpxB gene encoding lipid-A-disaccharide synthase produces the protein MKYYIIAGEASGDLHASNLMKSILKKDPAAEFRFWGGDLMMKVAGKKPVKHYKDLAFMGFLEVAKNLRTIFNNLAFCKKDISRFNPDKLILVDYPGFNLRIAEFAKTAGHEVIYYISPQLWAWKEGRVSKIKKFVDEMLVILPFEKDFYEGHGIHAHFVGHPLLDALSDLPSLDSLQFRKENNLDQREIIALLPGSREQEVTKMLSIMLSVRPHFTEYQFVIAGAPSLPKTFYEKFTDEDVHFVSNQTYSLLRCARAALVTSGTATLETALLNVPEVVCYRSSRISYEIGKRVVKNIKYISLVNLVMDRPVVKELIQQDLNTGNLVDELKKILDGEAREKMLSEYSELRKKLGGEGASDHAAEIITGKHKVLHPSAEK, from the coding sequence GTGAAGTACTACATCATCGCAGGAGAAGCCTCCGGAGACCTGCACGCCTCCAACCTCATGAAATCCATCCTGAAGAAGGACCCGGCGGCGGAGTTCCGTTTTTGGGGTGGCGACCTGATGATGAAGGTAGCGGGCAAAAAACCGGTTAAGCATTATAAAGATCTCGCTTTTATGGGCTTTCTGGAAGTTGCCAAAAATCTGCGGACGATCTTTAACAACCTCGCCTTCTGCAAAAAAGACATCAGCCGGTTCAATCCGGATAAACTGATACTTGTGGATTACCCCGGTTTCAATCTCAGGATTGCAGAATTTGCCAAAACTGCCGGCCATGAGGTTATTTACTATATCTCTCCGCAACTTTGGGCCTGGAAAGAAGGCCGTGTGTCCAAAATAAAAAAGTTTGTGGACGAAATGCTGGTCATCCTTCCGTTCGAAAAGGATTTTTATGAAGGCCATGGCATACACGCGCATTTCGTAGGCCATCCTCTGCTGGATGCGCTCTCGGATCTTCCATCCCTCGATTCACTGCAGTTTCGTAAGGAAAACAACCTGGACCAAAGAGAAATTATTGCTCTATTGCCGGGTTCGCGTGAGCAGGAGGTCACTAAAATGCTCAGTATCATGCTTTCCGTACGGCCACATTTCACTGAGTATCAATTTGTAATCGCAGGCGCACCCAGTTTGCCGAAAACTTTTTATGAAAAATTCACAGATGAAGATGTTCATTTCGTCTCCAATCAAACTTACAGCCTGCTTCGCTGCGCACGTGCAGCACTTGTAACATCGGGAACCGCCACGCTGGAGACAGCACTGCTGAATGTTCCTGAAGTAGTTTGCTACCGCAGCTCCCGGATTTCCTACGAGATCGGAAAGCGTGTTGTGAAAAACATCAAATATATTTCCCTGGTAAATTTAGTAATGGATCGCCCTGTGGTAAAGGAATTGATCCAGCAAGACCTTAACACCGGGAACCTGGTTGATGAGTTAAAGAAAATTCTGGATGGCGAAGCGCGCGAAAAAATGCTCAGCGAATATTCGGAACTCAGAAAAAAACTTGGCGGTGAAGGTGCCAGTGATCATGCTGCTGAGATAATTACAGGTAAGCATAAGGTGCTTCACCCATCTGCGGAAAAATAA
- a CDS encoding ComEC/Rec2 family competence protein, which yields MCICFILGIIIQEYLALRNWTSYLALLIVAITMFSYLSRSLFWVAQRKYLLVLVFGVLGIWLHKLHSEIPPLPELPPKEEMLFKLNKKLNSNEKNRRYEITVNPGEAEVSSILSVPRGLPELDYKHLYRAEIYISRVQPPKNDYQFDYSKYLRRNRIYYQSYVPGKLESAEVTNLTVADRIHQKRLEILQRIDSVSISPKSREFMKGIILADRTEMDRETVADFTKTGLVHILAISGSHIIVIYGLFFWLLIRIFPLRHRRTAIICSLILIWVFAVFIGYGNSVVRSCIMITVYFIYIILQRKPDLLHAMAFAALIILISDSNQLFDVGFQLSFMAVFGIYWLNQPILKHLPPANSFVKKVLFNTFSISMAAQISTLPAVIYYFHQFSLISIAANLVIIPLSQIIIIFSLMMTLTIGSSWYPQALLLFYDHFIRIVLYTIHWFSGFDRFMYSNIPMTLAETAILCTVIYYLRFLILRFNIRNLLPLLALITLYFGLYHGLNIYHEQKNEVLIHHHFREKYFSVKKGNKVEFWLNADADQANVKKYIIDPYLTSRRASAYQIKTLPHKATSVQYNGITYPLKD from the coding sequence ATGTGCATTTGCTTTATCCTGGGCATTATTATCCAGGAATACCTTGCACTGCGCAACTGGACTTCTTATTTAGCGTTGCTGATAGTGGCAATTACAATGTTTTCTTATCTAAGCCGCTCGCTTTTTTGGGTTGCACAAAGAAAATATCTTCTGGTATTAGTTTTCGGCGTACTTGGAATTTGGCTGCACAAACTACATTCAGAAATTCCTCCACTACCGGAACTGCCACCTAAGGAAGAAATGCTTTTCAAGCTAAATAAGAAACTGAATTCAAATGAAAAGAACCGGAGGTACGAAATAACAGTAAATCCCGGTGAAGCTGAGGTTTCCAGTATACTTTCTGTGCCGAGAGGCTTACCTGAACTGGATTATAAGCATCTGTACCGCGCTGAAATATATATCAGCCGGGTTCAACCACCAAAAAATGACTACCAGTTTGACTACTCAAAATATCTGAGGCGAAACCGGATTTATTATCAAAGTTATGTGCCGGGCAAGCTGGAATCTGCTGAAGTAACCAATCTCACTGTTGCCGACCGGATCCATCAGAAAAGACTGGAGATACTGCAAAGGATTGATTCGGTGTCCATAAGTCCTAAATCGCGGGAATTTATGAAAGGTATCATCCTGGCCGACAGGACAGAGATGGACCGGGAAACAGTAGCGGATTTCACGAAAACCGGTTTGGTACATATCCTGGCTATCTCCGGATCTCATATCATCGTAATTTATGGTCTGTTCTTCTGGCTGCTTATCCGGATCTTCCCATTGAGACACAGACGTACCGCTATCATTTGCAGCCTCATTCTGATCTGGGTCTTTGCCGTTTTCATTGGCTATGGCAATTCGGTAGTTCGCTCCTGCATTATGATCACTGTCTACTTCATCTATATTATTCTGCAGCGAAAACCCGATTTACTGCATGCTATGGCATTTGCGGCTCTTATTATACTGATATCAGACAGCAACCAACTTTTTGATGTGGGCTTTCAGCTTAGTTTCATGGCCGTCTTTGGAATCTACTGGCTTAACCAGCCCATCCTCAAACATCTGCCGCCGGCCAACAGTTTCGTAAAAAAAGTGCTGTTCAACACTTTCTCCATTTCCATGGCGGCACAAATCTCCACCTTACCGGCTGTCATTTATTACTTTCATCAGTTCTCACTCATATCCATTGCCGCGAATCTTGTTATTATTCCGCTTTCACAAATCATCATAATCTTCAGTTTGATGATGACATTAACTATTGGCAGCAGCTGGTATCCGCAGGCACTCCTGCTCTTTTACGATCACTTCATAAGAATAGTTCTGTACACTATTCACTGGTTTTCCGGTTTTGACAGGTTTATGTACAGCAACATACCTATGACCCTGGCCGAGACGGCTATTTTATGCACAGTCATTTACTACCTCCGTTTTTTGATTTTACGGTTCAACATCAGAAACCTGCTGCCTCTGCTGGCTTTAATCACATTGTATTTCGGGTTATACCACGGACTGAACATCTACCATGAACAGAAAAATGAAGTTCTGATTCATCATCACTTCCGGGAAAAATATTTTTCAGTGAAAAAAGGAAATAAAGTGGAATTCTGGCTAAATGCTGACGCTGATCAGGCAAATGTAAAAAAGTACATTATAGATCCATATCTGACTTCACGCCGTGCTTCCGCATATCAAATCAAGACGCTTCCACACAAAGCCACTTCGGTGCAGTACAACGGAATCACTTATCCGCTGAAGGATTAA
- a CDS encoding DUF3276 family protein: MSDYKERHENEIFTKVLKAGRRTYFFDVRETKAGDYYLTITESKKNFGENGEASFEKHKIYLYKEDFAAFHEMFRDSTDFIINEKGEDVISEKHDKDFKSKSFTIDSDDDI; this comes from the coding sequence ATGAGCGATTATAAGGAACGCCACGAAAATGAAATCTTTACGAAGGTACTTAAAGCAGGCAGAAGGACTTATTTTTTTGATGTGCGGGAAACCAAAGCTGGCGATTATTACCTTACTATTACCGAAAGCAAGAAGAATTTCGGAGAGAATGGTGAAGCCTCATTCGAAAAACATAAAATATATCTCTACAAAGAGGATTTCGCTGCATTTCACGAAATGTTCAGGGACAGCACAGACTTCATCATCAATGAAAAAGGTGAAGATGTAATTTCCGAAAAGCATGACAAGGATTTTAAATCAAAATCCTTCACAATTGATTCCGACGACGATATTTAA
- a CDS encoding ABC transporter ATP-binding protein, with product MKALKTLNSYFWKHRILLFWGFLFIIASNFFNIFKVQFVGKSVDQIAASGHLGFNRQVLIYVGIIVASSLLTGFFTFMMRQTIIVASRRIEYELKNKIFRKYQELSLTDYKRTTTGDLMNRLSEDVVAVRMYLGPGVMYIVNLLILVLITGIYMVRTDVSMTLWTLIPLPVLSFLIYWVSSVINRKSKVMQKSQSAISTFVQDSFSGIRVVKFFARERYIARNYGLKVRDYQDKALDLARTEAYFFTIILFVIGLLNVVVLYIGGNKYLSNELSVGKIADFFMYINILIFPFSMVGWVTSINQRAEASMARINEFLALKSEVVDTEGPVYPIRGSIEFRNVSYIYPNTGIKALDSLSFKVEAGQSIAIMGKTGSGKSTVALLLAGLLQPTEGKILIDGKDLNEHSMYNYRRHLGYIPQESYLFSDTIENNIGFSVDDASLEKVIAAAKMADVHKNIVKFKDQYKTKVGERGVMLSGGQKQRICIARAIIKEPSILIFDDSLSALDTETEENILRNIEKYIHNSTSVIFTHRESSAKRADKILNLTAVDKERSA from the coding sequence ATGAAAGCGCTTAAGACACTGAACTCTTATTTCTGGAAACACCGAATACTCCTGTTTTGGGGGTTTCTGTTCATTATTGCCAGTAATTTCTTTAATATTTTTAAGGTTCAGTTTGTAGGTAAATCTGTAGATCAGATTGCTGCCTCCGGACATTTGGGTTTTAACCGGCAGGTACTTATTTATGTGGGCATAATTGTAGCTTCCTCATTGTTGACTGGTTTCTTCACTTTTATGATGCGTCAGACCATTATTGTTGCATCGCGCAGGATTGAGTACGAGCTTAAAAACAAGATTTTCCGGAAGTACCAGGAGCTGTCCCTTACCGATTACAAAAGAACCACTACCGGAGACCTGATGAACCGCCTCAGCGAGGATGTTGTAGCGGTACGTATGTATCTTGGCCCGGGTGTAATGTACATCGTGAATCTGTTAATCCTTGTGCTGATCACGGGTATCTATATGGTGCGTACCGATGTATCTATGACCCTGTGGACCCTGATTCCGCTGCCTGTTCTGTCGTTTCTCATCTATTGGGTGAGTTCCGTCATCAACCGGAAATCCAAGGTGATGCAGAAAAGCCAGTCGGCCATCTCAACATTTGTGCAGGACAGTTTTTCCGGTATACGGGTGGTGAAGTTTTTCGCCCGCGAGCGGTACATTGCCCGAAATTATGGGTTGAAAGTAAGGGATTACCAGGATAAAGCCCTGGATCTGGCCAGGACCGAAGCGTACTTCTTTACCATCATCCTTTTCGTCATTGGATTGCTTAATGTTGTAGTACTGTATATCGGTGGAAACAAGTACCTCAGCAATGAACTTTCTGTGGGGAAGATCGCGGATTTCTTCATGTACATCAACATCCTTATTTTTCCTTTCTCCATGGTTGGCTGGGTAACATCCATCAACCAACGTGCAGAGGCGTCAATGGCAAGAATTAATGAATTTCTTGCGTTAAAGTCAGAAGTGGTGGATACGGAAGGGCCAGTTTATCCCATACGGGGATCTATAGAATTCCGTAATGTATCCTATATTTATCCCAATACCGGTATTAAAGCTTTGGATAGCCTGAGTTTTAAGGTAGAGGCGGGGCAGTCCATTGCAATTATGGGTAAGACCGGCAGCGGAAAATCTACCGTGGCACTCCTTCTGGCCGGACTGCTGCAACCTACGGAGGGAAAGATTTTAATCGACGGAAAAGACCTGAATGAGCACAGTATGTATAATTACAGGCGGCATCTGGGATATATTCCTCAGGAAAGCTATCTTTTTTCGGATACAATTGAAAACAATATAGGTTTTTCTGTAGATGATGCCAGTCTTGAGAAGGTGATCGCCGCTGCAAAGATGGCCGATGTACACAAGAATATTGTGAAATTTAAAGACCAGTACAAAACCAAGGTGGGTGAACGTGGTGTCATGCTGTCCGGCGGTCAGAAACAGCGTATCTGTATTGCCCGTGCGATTATTAAGGAACCTTCAATCCTTATTTTTGATGATTCACTGTCGGCTCTTGATACCGAAACCGAGGAAAACATCTTGAGAAATATTGAAAAATATATTCATAACAGTACTTCGGTTATCTTCACCCACCGGGAGTCCAGTGCCAAAAGAGCCGATAAAATCTTGAATCTCACGGCGGTAGATAAAGAACGGTCTGCATAG
- a CDS encoding transcription antitermination protein NusB — protein MLGRRQIREKVVETLYSYYQNPIKFDVLEKNMLTEIEKIYHLYIYQLNFMVALKELAEMQIEIGRRKYLKTEENLHPNQRFIENLVLKKIEDNTERRSFTSKHAELNWDMHDDLLVKTFQRIISGKRYQDYMKEEEHSFEQDQKFIGKLFLRYIAENEDFHEHLEEKEMSWGDDFHISNSMIQKTIGFFKENEESHTLIRMIKDSQDENFARRLLRESLNHWEENEKKLEAKLENWDLDRVALMDKIILVAAITELDRFPLTPARVIINEYIEISKVYATDRSNIFVNGILDKYTKELNRI, from the coding sequence ATGTTAGGAAGAAGACAGATCCGTGAAAAAGTGGTGGAAACCCTTTATTCATACTACCAGAACCCCATAAAGTTTGACGTTCTGGAGAAAAATATGCTTACCGAAATAGAGAAAATTTACCACCTCTACATCTACCAGCTTAATTTCATGGTCGCCTTAAAGGAACTTGCAGAAATGCAGATTGAGATTGGCCGCAGGAAATACCTCAAAACTGAAGAAAACCTTCACCCTAACCAGAGATTTATAGAAAATCTGGTGCTGAAGAAGATTGAGGACAACACAGAAAGAAGATCTTTTACCTCCAAACATGCCGAACTGAACTGGGACATGCACGATGACCTGTTGGTGAAAACTTTCCAGCGTATTATTTCGGGTAAGAGATACCAGGATTATATGAAGGAGGAAGAGCATTCTTTTGAGCAGGACCAGAAATTCATTGGAAAACTTTTCCTTAGGTATATTGCTGAAAATGAAGATTTTCATGAGCATCTGGAAGAGAAGGAAATGAGCTGGGGCGATGATTTCCATATCTCGAACTCAATGATTCAAAAAACCATCGGATTTTTTAAGGAAAACGAAGAATCGCACACGCTGATCCGTATGATCAAGGACAGTCAGGATGAAAATTTTGCGCGCCGGCTGCTTAGGGAAAGTCTGAATCACTGGGAAGAAAATGAAAAAAAACTTGAAGCGAAGCTGGAGAACTGGGACCTGGACAGGGTTGCTCTTATGGACAAGATTATCCTGGTAGCAGCTATCACCGAACTGGACCGCTTCCCCCTAACCCCTGCCCGGGTAATCATTAATGAATATATAGAGATTTCCAAGGTGTATGCCACAGACAGATCCAATATCTTCGTTAACGGTATCCTGGACAAATACACCAAAGAATTAAACAGAATATAA
- a CDS encoding DUF1573 domain-containing protein has product MKKSIVVLSLFVAALGVTSCEKKENTEVTTEDTVVAEDSVAAVDMSADPAAAADPQAELIKKAQSYPLTSLALSENHFDFKDVKKGEKVKHVYEVTNTGENPLIISQVKPACGCTAPDYTKTPILPGQKGSVTLEFDSSSFDGLQNKQAEIFANVEKPVVLTFSANVVN; this is encoded by the coding sequence ATGAAAAAATCAATCGTTGTTCTGTCGCTTTTTGTTGCGGCATTGGGAGTTACCTCCTGTGAAAAGAAAGAAAATACAGAAGTAACCACTGAAGACACTGTGGTTGCAGAAGACAGCGTGGCAGCAGTGGATATGTCTGCAGATCCTGCAGCAGCAGCCGATCCTCAGGCTGAACTTATCAAAAAGGCTCAGTCCTACCCGCTTACAAGCCTGGCACTTTCAGAAAATCATTTTGATTTCAAAGATGTGAAGAAGGGTGAAAAAGTAAAACACGTATACGAAGTAACCAATACCGGCGAGAATCCACTGATCATCTCCCAGGTGAAGCCCGCTTGCGGATGTACTGCTCCTGACTATACCAAGACTCCTATCCTACCGGGACAGAAAGGAAGCGTTACACTTGAATTTGATTCATCAAGTTTTGACGGTCTTCAAAACAAGCAGGCAGAGATCTTTGCTAATGTAGAGAAACCTGTTGTACTTACATTTTCGGCAAACGTTGTAAACTAA
- the yajC gene encoding preprotein translocase subunit YajC, whose amino-acid sequence MISIFLQAPAAGGSSMTMMLMMGLMFVGFYFLMIRPQMRKAKQEKNFQESLKVGQRVVTTAGLHGRIAQIMEDGVVIETLSGKLKFEKSSISRDYTQARFPDTATEEAK is encoded by the coding sequence ATGATAAGTATATTTTTACAGGCCCCGGCAGCAGGTGGCAGCAGTATGACAATGATGCTGATGATGGGCTTGATGTTCGTCGGTTTTTATTTTCTGATGATCCGTCCGCAAATGAGAAAGGCGAAGCAGGAAAAAAATTTCCAGGAATCACTGAAAGTGGGACAGCGTGTGGTAACCACAGCTGGTTTACACGGAAGGATTGCGCAGATTATGGAAGACGGTGTTGTTATTGAAACACTTTCCGGCAAACTGAAATTTGAGAAATCTTCCATCTCCCGCGACTATACTCAGGCTAGATTTCCTGACACCGCAACTGAGGAAGCCAAATAA
- the bshB1 gene encoding bacillithiol biosynthesis deacetylase BshB1 yields the protein MKVDILAIGAHPDDVELGCGGTVAKLISEGKKVAIIDLTEGELGTRGTNITRAQEAAEASAILKISARENLGMKDGFLLNNEEHQLQIVKMIRKYQPDIVFANAVDDRHPDHGKAAKLISDACFLAGLIKIETELEGQPQQAWRPKQVFHYIQWRNLEPDFVVDISDFMDLKLQACMAYKTQFYDPKSNEPMTPIATKDFQESLTYRAQDLGRLSGVQFAEGFTTERLLALKNFDGIIL from the coding sequence ATGAAAGTTGATATTTTAGCGATAGGAGCGCATCCTGATGATGTTGAACTCGGTTGTGGCGGAACCGTAGCCAAACTTATATCCGAAGGAAAAAAGGTGGCAATAATTGATCTTACGGAGGGAGAACTGGGAACACGCGGGACCAACATCACACGTGCGCAGGAAGCCGCGGAAGCATCAGCTATCCTTAAGATTTCTGCCAGGGAAAACCTGGGTATGAAAGATGGCTTTTTGCTGAATAATGAAGAGCACCAGTTGCAGATCGTAAAGATGATCCGGAAATATCAGCCGGATATTGTTTTTGCTAATGCGGTAGATGACCGTCATCCAGACCATGGAAAGGCGGCAAAACTCATTTCCGATGCCTGTTTTCTTGCTGGGCTCATTAAGATTGAAACAGAGCTGGAGGGTCAACCTCAGCAAGCCTGGAGACCCAAGCAGGTTTTCCATTATATTCAATGGAGGAATTTAGAGCCTGATTTTGTTGTAGATATCTCTGATTTTATGGACTTGAAGCTGCAGGCCTGTATGGCTTACAAAACTCAGTTTTATGATCCAAAATCGAATGAACCTATGACGCCGATCGCGACTAAAGATTTCCAGGAGAGCCTGACTTACCGGGCTCAGGACCTGGGCAGGTTATCCGGCGTGCAGTTTGCAGAGGGATTTACCACTGAAAGGCTTCTGGCACTGAAAAATTTTGACGGAATTATTTTGTAG
- a CDS encoding tetratricopeptide repeat protein, with protein MKNYMKLSQKAVFAVAAAFFANFTFGQTLQDGITSIDSHKYAKAKQNFEQMVSKSPSAENYFYLGNTFLTQNEPDWAAAEQNFRKGLAADSKSNLNKLGLATIKLGKGDKSAITEIQNIVKDSKEKDAEVLFRAGQALTLFEKNSNPELAIQYLDKAIERAMKSGIPANYYYTLGDAYRLQLTNSPQVAGKAMSAYEKALPLAKNKASVYTRMGTLWMQANQWKMAKERITQAIATDPTYAPAYRALAGYEMKFQQPQAATQALVNYAKYADEDPGTQLEISKLYFTNQDYANSRAVLDKVFNVVQDPIKYKLRAYLDYADGKYTQAQTDLNTFINTVTDKSRIYPADRGLEGLILAGLAKDEKDAAKKSSMMIESQQKIAIAKNAKDETLNWDNELLKIQGGGASTAAANAGPTNPAIEALKKQTAANPNDADALVKLGSAYQEAQNWNGAILTWDKMIALSPTWAYSYYAKGAAYQQLGNEAMAESSYQKFIDTVLAQKPEEQAAQKETLSYAYYLVAYFNQTKDLAKAKDYAAKAVQLNPGYEDAVNLNANLNK; from the coding sequence ATGAAAAATTATATGAAATTATCCCAAAAAGCAGTGTTCGCCGTCGCGGCAGCTTTTTTCGCGAATTTTACTTTTGGTCAGACTCTTCAGGATGGCATTACCAGTATAGACAGTCATAAGTATGCAAAGGCAAAACAAAATTTCGAACAGATGGTTAGCAAATCTCCATCAGCCGAGAACTATTTTTACCTGGGTAATACCTTCCTTACTCAAAACGAACCCGACTGGGCAGCCGCTGAACAGAATTTTAGAAAAGGTCTTGCTGCAGACAGTAAGAGTAACCTGAATAAACTTGGTTTAGCTACTATAAAACTTGGTAAAGGGGATAAATCCGCCATTACCGAAATCCAGAATATTGTAAAGGATTCCAAGGAGAAAGATGCAGAAGTTCTTTTCCGCGCAGGGCAGGCACTTACACTTTTTGAAAAGAACAGTAATCCCGAATTGGCCATTCAATATCTTGATAAGGCAATTGAGCGTGCTATGAAATCCGGTATCCCTGCAAATTACTACTATACGCTGGGCGATGCCTACCGCCTGCAGCTCACCAACAGCCCACAGGTAGCGGGTAAAGCAATGTCCGCTTACGAAAAAGCCTTACCACTGGCCAAAAACAAAGCGTCAGTTTATACACGTATGGGTACATTGTGGATGCAAGCCAACCAGTGGAAGATGGCAAAGGAAAGAATTACGCAGGCCATCGCTACCGATCCTACCTATGCACCGGCCTACCGTGCTCTGGCCGGCTATGAAATGAAGTTTCAGCAGCCACAGGCAGCCACTCAGGCGCTTGTGAACTATGCTAAATATGCCGATGAGGATCCGGGAACGCAGTTGGAAATTTCAAAACTGTATTTTACCAACCAGGATTACGCAAATTCGCGCGCTGTATTGGATAAAGTGTTTAATGTAGTTCAGGATCCTATTAAGTATAAATTAAGGGCTTATCTTGATTATGCTGACGGTAAATATACACAGGCACAGACGGATCTGAATACCTTCATCAACACAGTGACAGATAAATCCAGAATCTACCCTGCCGACCGTGGTTTGGAAGGACTTATTTTGGCAGGTCTTGCAAAGGACGAAAAAGATGCGGCTAAGAAATCCTCAATGATGATTGAATCTCAGCAGAAAATCGCCATTGCGAAAAATGCCAAGGATGAGACGCTGAACTGGGACAATGAACTTCTTAAGATCCAGGGAGGAGGAGCCAGTACTGCCGCAGCAAACGCTGGACCTACGAACCCTGCGATTGAGGCTTTGAAAAAGCAGACTGCAGCCAACCCCAATGATGCCGATGCCCTGGTAAAACTGGGGAGCGCTTATCAGGAAGCCCAGAACTGGAATGGAGCCATCCTGACATGGGATAAAATGATCGCACTTTCGCCTACCTGGGCTTACTCTTACTATGCGAAAGGAGCTGCCTACCAGCAGTTAGGAAATGAGGCAATGGCCGAATCTTCATATCAGAAATTCATTGATACAGTTTTGGCACAAAAGCCGGAGGAGCAGGCTGCTCAAAAGGAGACGTTATCGTATGCTTATTATCTTGTAGCCTACTTTAACCAGACTAAAGATTTGGCTAAAGCTAAAGATTATGCTGCCAAAGCGGTACAGCTTAATCCAGGCTACGAAGATGCTGTGAACCTGAACGCAAATTTGAATAAATAA
- a CDS encoding PstS family phosphate ABC transporter substrate-binding protein: MRINIFIIMLSAMLFGCKKKAEPTVQNYHEGKLTVFTDESFQSVTVALADGYMIHYPDTEVKVEVRKEDLGFLDLLQGRAKVAVMSRDLSPAEIDEFERVTESKYEPAKFAADALVFIVPKDSERSALTMEEISAAMESPDKQLIFDGTNASNLNFIAQKLGKKASDLQYSIISGNRNIIGELKKYPGKIGVIGLNTLSRPYSQEADSLRSQVKILPVSHNGKITTPDTQSLANMSYPFTRVLYFLVNERTFGIAHGFIRFSCTHLGQMIVDKEGLQKYNLYQREVKMY; this comes from the coding sequence ATGAGGATTAATATATTTATCATAATGCTGTCCGCCATGTTGTTTGGCTGCAAGAAGAAGGCAGAGCCTACTGTTCAGAACTATCATGAGGGCAAGCTGACGGTGTTCACAGATGAATCATTTCAAAGCGTGACAGTAGCACTGGCAGACGGATACATGATACATTATCCCGATACCGAAGTAAAGGTAGAGGTGCGTAAAGAAGATTTAGGGTTTCTGGATTTGCTTCAGGGCAGGGCAAAAGTAGCTGTAATGTCCCGAGACCTTTCGCCAGCCGAGATAGATGAGTTTGAAAGGGTGACCGAGTCTAAGTATGAACCCGCAAAATTTGCGGCGGATGCCCTGGTATTTATTGTGCCGAAGGATTCTGAACGCTCTGCCCTTACGATGGAAGAGATTTCTGCAGCCATGGAATCTCCGGATAAACAACTTATTTTTGACGGAACAAATGCCAGTAATCTGAATTTCATTGCACAGAAACTTGGAAAAAAAGCCTCGGATTTACAGTATTCCATTATCAGCGGAAACCGCAATATCATTGGTGAACTGAAAAAGTATCCGGGTAAGATCGGTGTCATAGGTCTCAATACATTAAGCAGACCCTACTCACAGGAAGCCGACAGTTTAAGGTCGCAGGTGAAGATTCTTCCGGTAAGCCATAACGGGAAAATTACCACTCCGGATACACAGAGTCTTGCCAATATGTCCTACCCCTTCACACGTGTGCTGTATTTTCTCGTCAATGAACGCACCTTCGGCATCGCGCACGGCTTTATACGTTTTTCCTGTACCCATTTGGGACAGATGATCGTGGATAAAGAAGGACTTCAAAAATACAACCTTTACCAAAGGGAAGTTAAAATGTACTAA